The Felis catus isolate Fca126 chromosome X, F.catus_Fca126_mat1.0, whole genome shotgun sequence genome includes a region encoding these proteins:
- the IRAK1 gene encoding interleukin-1 receptor-associated kinase 1 isoform X2 — protein MAGGPGPGDPAAPGAQHFLYEVPPWVMCRFYKVMDALEPADWCQFAALIVRDQTELRLCERSGQRTASVLWPWINRNARVADLVRILTHLQLLRARDIITAWHPPAPLLPPGTSTPRPSSPPAPSEAEALRPRKLQTSASTLPSPVFPGSQTHSGAELGPVPSPAALQPPSPYPDPSSTKPNRESPVSLLQGAHPSPFCWPLTEISQGTHNFSEELKIGEGGFGCVYRAVMRNTLYAVKRLKEGADLEWTTVRQSFLTEVEQLSRFRHPNIVDFAGYCAESGFYCLVYGFLPSGSLEDRLHFQACPPLSWPQRLNILLGTARAIQFLHQDSPSLIHGDIKSSNVLLDDRLMPKLGDFGLARLSRFAAASPGQSSTVARTRTVRGTLAYLPEEYIKTGRLAVDTDTFSFGVVVLETLAGQRAVRTHGTKTKYLVYESLERLQAAVAGPALEHEAAGHGPPSPQENSYISTAGSAPSAAGPLRPLAVPPGAPAPAPDWLQKGPNQPVESDESVSGLSAALHSWHLSPSCPPGLALPGSPGQGAAVWAPASLGTAGGTEGGATQASSWGSGPGPRLTAMEGPLLGSSLSSQPPQIVINPARQKMVQKLALYEDGVLDSLQLLSSSSLPGLGVERQNRQGPEESDEFQS, from the exons atGGCCGGTGGGCCGGGCCCGGGGGACCCCGCGGCCCCCGGCGCCCAGCACTTCTTGTACGAGGTGCCGCCTTGGGTCATGTGCCGCTTCTACAAAGTGATGGACGCCCTGGAGCCCGCCGACTGGTGCCAGTTCG CCGCCCTGATCGTGCGCGACCAGACCGAGCTGCGGCTGTGCGAGCGCTCCGGGCAGCGCACGGCCAGTGTCCTGTGGCCCTGGATCAACCGCAACGCCCGCGTGGCCGACCTCGTGCGCATCCTCACGCACCTGCAGCTGCTCCGCGCGCGGGATATCATCACGGCCT GGCACCCTCCCGCCCCCCTTCTGCCCCCCGGCACCAGCACCCCGAGGCCCAGCAGCCCCCCTGCACCCTCTGAGGCCGAGGCCCTCCGCCCCCGGAAGTTGCAGACGTCAGCctccacactcccctccccag TTTTTCCAGGCTCCCAAACCCATTCTGGGGCTGAGCTGGGTCCTGTCCCAAGCCCTGCTGCCCTCCAGCCACCATCACCATATCCAGACCCTTCCTCTACCAAG CCTAACCGGGAGAGCCCAGTGTCCCTCCTGCAGGGGGCCCACCCCTCTCCGTTCTGCTGGCCCCTCACTGAGATTTCCCAAGGCACCCACAACTTCTCAGAGGAGCTGAAGATCGGGGAGGGCGGCTTCGGGTGTGTGTACCGGGCTGTGATGAGGAACACGCTGTATGCTGTGAAGAGGCTGAAGGAG GGGGCAGACCTGGAGTGGACCACAGTGAGGCAGAGCTTCCTGACCGAAGTGGAACAGCTGTCTCG GTTTCGTCACCCAAACATCGTGGACTTTGCCGGCTACTGCGCCGAGAGTGGCTTCTACTGCCTCGTCTATGGCTTCCTGCCCAGTGGCTCCCTGGAAGACCGCCTCCACTTCCAG gcctgcccccctctctcctggcctcagCGACTAAACATCCTCCTGGGCACGGCACGGGCGATTCAGTTTCTACATCAGGACAGCCCCAGCCTCATCCACGGAGACATCAAGAG ctccaacGTCCTTCTGGATGACAGACTGATGCCCAAACTGGGAGACTTTGGCCTGGCGCGTCTCAGCCGCTTCGCCGCGGCCAGTCCCGGCCAGAGCAGCACCGTGGCCCGGACGCGGACCGTGCGTGGCACTCTGGCCTACCTGCCCGAGGAGTACATCAAGACGGGGCGGCTGGCCGTGGACACCGACACCTTCAGCTTCGGCGTG GTAGTGCTGGAGACCCTGGCTGGCCAGAGGGCCGTGAGGACGCATGGTACCAAGACCAAGTATCTG GTGTATGAGAGCCTGGAGAGGCTGCAGGCGGCCGTGGCGGGGCCAGCGCTGGAGCATGAGGCTGCCGGCCAcggccccccttccccccaggagAACTCCTACATCTCCACGGCCGGCAGCGCCCCAAGCGCTGCCGGCCCGCTGCGGCCCCTGGCGGttcccccaggagccccagccccgGCTCCAGACTGGCTCCAGAAGGGCCCCAACCAGCCCGTGGAGAGTGACGAGAGCGTGTCCGGCCTGTCTGCTGCCCTGCATTCCTGGCACCTGAGCCCGAGCTGCCCCCCAGGCCTGGCCTTGCCCGGCAGCCCCGGGCAAGGTGCCGCCGTGTGGGCCCCGGCATCCCTCGGGACGGCCGGCGGTACCGAAGggggagccacccaagcgtcgAGCTGGGGGAGCGGCCCAGGGCCCCGGCTGACAGCTATGGAAG GACCGCTCTTGGGTAGCTCTCTGTCATCACAGCCACCACAGATCGTCATCAACCCAGCCCGGCAGAAGATGGTGCAGAAGCTGGCCTTGTATGAGGACGGGGTCCTGGACAGCCTACAGCTGCTGTCGTCCAGCTCACTCCCAG GCTTAGGCGTGGAGCGCCAAAACAGGCAGGGGCCAGAAGAGAGCGACGAATTTCAGAGTTGA
- the IRAK1 gene encoding interleukin-1 receptor-associated kinase 1 isoform X1, with protein sequence MAGGPGPGDPAAPGAQHFLYEVPPWVMCRFYKVMDALEPADWCQFAALIVRDQTELRLCERSGQRTASVLWPWINRNARVADLVRILTHLQLLRARDIITAWHPPAPLLPPGTSTPRPSSPPAPSEAEALRPRKLQTSASTLPSPVFPGSQTHSGAELGPVPSPAALQPPSPYPDPSSTKPNRESPVSLLQGAHPSPFCWPLTEISQGTHNFSEELKIGEGGFGCVYRAVMRNTLYAVKRLKEGADLEWTTVRQSFLTEVEQLSRFRHPNIVDFAGYCAESGFYCLVYGFLPSGSLEDRLHFQACPPLSWPQRLNILLGTARAIQFLHQDSPSLIHGDIKSSNVLLDDRLMPKLGDFGLARLSRFAAASPGQSSTVARTRTVRGTLAYLPEEYIKTGRLAVDTDTFSFGVVVLETLAGQRAVRTHGTKTKYLKDLVEEEAEEAGLALKSTQTTLQAGLAADAWAAPIAAQICKKHLDPRPGPCPPELGLALGQLACCCLHRRAKRRPPMTQVYESLERLQAAVAGPALEHEAAGHGPPSPQENSYISTAGSAPSAAGPLRPLAVPPGAPAPAPDWLQKGPNQPVESDESVSGLSAALHSWHLSPSCPPGLALPGSPGQGAAVWAPASLGTAGGTEGGATQASSWGSGPGPRLTAMEGPLLGSSLSSQPPQIVINPARQKMVQKLALYEDGVLDSLQLLSSSSLPGLGVERQNRQGPEESDEFQS encoded by the exons atGGCCGGTGGGCCGGGCCCGGGGGACCCCGCGGCCCCCGGCGCCCAGCACTTCTTGTACGAGGTGCCGCCTTGGGTCATGTGCCGCTTCTACAAAGTGATGGACGCCCTGGAGCCCGCCGACTGGTGCCAGTTCG CCGCCCTGATCGTGCGCGACCAGACCGAGCTGCGGCTGTGCGAGCGCTCCGGGCAGCGCACGGCCAGTGTCCTGTGGCCCTGGATCAACCGCAACGCCCGCGTGGCCGACCTCGTGCGCATCCTCACGCACCTGCAGCTGCTCCGCGCGCGGGATATCATCACGGCCT GGCACCCTCCCGCCCCCCTTCTGCCCCCCGGCACCAGCACCCCGAGGCCCAGCAGCCCCCCTGCACCCTCTGAGGCCGAGGCCCTCCGCCCCCGGAAGTTGCAGACGTCAGCctccacactcccctccccag TTTTTCCAGGCTCCCAAACCCATTCTGGGGCTGAGCTGGGTCCTGTCCCAAGCCCTGCTGCCCTCCAGCCACCATCACCATATCCAGACCCTTCCTCTACCAAG CCTAACCGGGAGAGCCCAGTGTCCCTCCTGCAGGGGGCCCACCCCTCTCCGTTCTGCTGGCCCCTCACTGAGATTTCCCAAGGCACCCACAACTTCTCAGAGGAGCTGAAGATCGGGGAGGGCGGCTTCGGGTGTGTGTACCGGGCTGTGATGAGGAACACGCTGTATGCTGTGAAGAGGCTGAAGGAG GGGGCAGACCTGGAGTGGACCACAGTGAGGCAGAGCTTCCTGACCGAAGTGGAACAGCTGTCTCG GTTTCGTCACCCAAACATCGTGGACTTTGCCGGCTACTGCGCCGAGAGTGGCTTCTACTGCCTCGTCTATGGCTTCCTGCCCAGTGGCTCCCTGGAAGACCGCCTCCACTTCCAG gcctgcccccctctctcctggcctcagCGACTAAACATCCTCCTGGGCACGGCACGGGCGATTCAGTTTCTACATCAGGACAGCCCCAGCCTCATCCACGGAGACATCAAGAG ctccaacGTCCTTCTGGATGACAGACTGATGCCCAAACTGGGAGACTTTGGCCTGGCGCGTCTCAGCCGCTTCGCCGCGGCCAGTCCCGGCCAGAGCAGCACCGTGGCCCGGACGCGGACCGTGCGTGGCACTCTGGCCTACCTGCCCGAGGAGTACATCAAGACGGGGCGGCTGGCCGTGGACACCGACACCTTCAGCTTCGGCGTG GTAGTGCTGGAGACCCTGGCTGGCCAGAGGGCCGTGAGGACGCATGGTACCAAGACCAAGTATCTG AAAGACCTGGTTGAAGAAGAGGCTGAGGAGGCCGGGTTAGCCCTGAAAAGCACCCAGACCACACTCCAAGCAGGTCTGGCCGCAGACGCCTGGGCTGCCCCAATTGCCGCCCAGATCTGTAAGAAGCATCTGGACCCCCGGCCCGGGCCGTGCCCCCCCGAGCTGGGCCTGGCGCTGGGCCAGCTGGCTTGCTGCTGTCTGCACCGGCGGGCCAAAAGGAGACCCCCCATGACCCAG GTGTATGAGAGCCTGGAGAGGCTGCAGGCGGCCGTGGCGGGGCCAGCGCTGGAGCATGAGGCTGCCGGCCAcggccccccttccccccaggagAACTCCTACATCTCCACGGCCGGCAGCGCCCCAAGCGCTGCCGGCCCGCTGCGGCCCCTGGCGGttcccccaggagccccagccccgGCTCCAGACTGGCTCCAGAAGGGCCCCAACCAGCCCGTGGAGAGTGACGAGAGCGTGTCCGGCCTGTCTGCTGCCCTGCATTCCTGGCACCTGAGCCCGAGCTGCCCCCCAGGCCTGGCCTTGCCCGGCAGCCCCGGGCAAGGTGCCGCCGTGTGGGCCCCGGCATCCCTCGGGACGGCCGGCGGTACCGAAGggggagccacccaagcgtcgAGCTGGGGGAGCGGCCCAGGGCCCCGGCTGACAGCTATGGAAG GACCGCTCTTGGGTAGCTCTCTGTCATCACAGCCACCACAGATCGTCATCAACCCAGCCCGGCAGAAGATGGTGCAGAAGCTGGCCTTGTATGAGGACGGGGTCCTGGACAGCCTACAGCTGCTGTCGTCCAGCTCACTCCCAG GCTTAGGCGTGGAGCGCCAAAACAGGCAGGGGCCAGAAGAGAGCGACGAATTTCAGAGTTGA